The Gemmatimonadota bacterium genome contains the following window.
CGAGCGCAGGCCCCGGCGGCACGGTGCGCATCCAGGCCGAGGGCTACACCGCCGACGGCAAGCGCAAGCGGGGCAAGAAGAAGAAGCGCGACCGGGTGGACCAGGGCGCCGTGCAGTCCAACGTGCAGCGCGTCATGGCCGAGCTGAAGGGCGGCAAGGGCAAGCGCCGCCGGCGCGGCCAGCGCGAGACCGCCGACGAGCGCGCCGAGCGAGAGCTGCAGGAGGAGATCGCCCTCGAGGTCGAGGCCAAGACCATCAAGGTCAACGAGTTCCTCACCATCGCCGAGCTGTCGGAGCTGATCGACGAGTCGCCGACCAACATCGTGGGCAGCGCGTTCCGCAACCTCGGCCTGATGGTCACCATCAACCAGCGGCTGGACTTCGACCAGATCGAGCTGCTGCTGGAGGAGTTCGGCTACCGCGCCGTACAGGAGGACGCCTACGGCGCCGACCTCGCGCAGCTCGAAGAAGAGCCGGACGCCGAGGAGGATCTGAAGCCGCGGCCCCCGGTGGTCACCGTCATGGGCCACGTCGACCACGGCAAGACCCGCCTGCTGGACTACATCCGCAAGGCCAACGTGGTCGCGGGCGAGGCCGGCGGTATCACCCAGCACATCGGCGCCTACGCGGTGCAGGTAGGCGACGAGCGCGCCATCACCTTCCTCGACACCCCCGGCCACGCCGCGTTCACCGCAATGCGCGCGCGCGGCGCCGAGGTCACCGACGTGGTGATCCTGGTGGTGGCGGCGGACGACTCCGTGATGCCGCAAACCATAGAGGCGATCAGCCACGCCAAGAACGCCGGCGTGCCGCTCATCGTCGCCATCAACAAGGTCGACCTGCCCACCGCCGACGCGAACCGCGTGCGCCAGCAGCTCCTGGAGCACGAGGTCGTCGTGGAGTCGTTCGGCGGCGAGGTGTTGGACGCCGAAGTCAGCGCGCTCAAGGGCGAGGGCGTGGACGCGCTGCTGGAGAAGGTGCTGCTGCAGGCGGAGCTGCTGGAGCTCAAGGCCAACCCCGACCGCGAGGCCCGGGGCGTCGTGATCGAGTCGCAGCTCGACGTGGGCAAGGGCGCCGTGGCCACCGTGCTGGTCACCAACGGCACCCTGCGCGTGGGCGACTCGTTCGTGTGCGGCACCCTGGACGGCCGCGTGCGCGCGCTGCTGGACGAGCGCGGCAACCCCGTCGAGGAGGCCGGGCCGGCGATCCCGGTGCAGGTGCTGGGGCTGCCCGGCGTGCCGGAATCGGGCGACGCGTTCATGGTGATGGACGCCACCGAGGCCGCCGACATCGCGCAGCGACGCAGCCGCCTGGAGCGCGAGAAGAAGCTGCGCGTGAAGAGCGGCGTGAAGCTCACCGACATCGGCCGTATGCTCGCCCAGGGCCAGACCGCGCAGCTCAACGTCGTCATCAAGGGCGACGTGCACGGCTCCGTGCAGGCGCTGTCCGATTCTCTGGAGCAGCTCTCGACCGACGAGGTCCAGGTCGACGTGATCCACCGCGGCGTGGGCGGTATCTCCGAATCCGACGTGCTGCTCGCGTCCACGTCGGGCGCGATCGTGATCGGCTTCCACGTGCGCCCCGATTCGGGCGCGCGCTCGGTGGCCGAGCGCGAGGACGTGGACATCCGCCTCTACGACATCATCTACGAGGCGGTGGGCGACGTTCGCTCCGCGCTGGAGGGCATGCTCGCGCCGGACGAGAAGGAGGTCATCCTGGGCTCCGCCGAGGTCCGCCAGCTCTTCAAGGTGCCGCGCTTCGGCACCGTCGCCGGCAGCTACGTGACCGACGGCGTGATCGAGCGCAGCGCCCGCGTGCGCCTCATCAGGGAGTCGGTCGCGATCTACGAAGGCGAGCTCGGCTCGCTCAGGCGCTTCAAGGACGACGCGCGCGAGGTGCGCGAGGGCTTCGAGTGCGGCATGAGCATCGAGGGCTACAACGACATCAAGGTCGGCGATACGATCGAGGCGTTCCGCATCGAGCAGATCGTGCGGACGCTGGAGGACTCGGCCGCGGCGGCAGAGGCCAGCCGCGCCTAGGCCGGCCGCCCGGACGACCATGGCCACGGCCCGTGCGACCCGGGGTCGCGGCCCGGCCCACGCGCCCGCGGCCTGATGGTCGTGGGCGTGCTCGTTTGGGAGCTGGAGGTCGTCGGCGCCCGTTCTCTCAAGGACAAGCGGCGCGTGGTGAAGAGCCTGACCGAGCGCATGCGCAACCGCTTCAACGCGGGCGTCGCGGAGACCGCCCACCAGGACGTGTGGCAGCGCGCGCAACTGTCCGCGTGCGTGGTGTCGAACGACCGCGGACACGCCGACAGCATGCTCGACGCCATCGACCGCTTCGTGGCGAACGACGGACGCGCGCGCATCCTGGATACGCGCCGCACGCTCTACTGACGCGCCCGGGGCGCCCGAACCCAGGACCAGACGCAGCACCATGAGCCGCCGCCTGACCCGCCTGAACGAGCAGATCAAGCGCGAGATCGCCGAGATCGTGCGCTACGAGGTGGCCGACCCACGCGTGGGGCCCATCACCGTGACCGGCGTGGAGGTCGCGCCCGACCTGATGACCGCGCGCGTTTTCGTGCTGCTCATGGCGAGCGACGAGGACGTCGCCGGTTCGCTGGAGGGCCTGGCCGCGGCGGCGCCGTTCATCCGCTCGCAGTTGGCTGACCGGCTGGAGCTGCGGCGCACCCCCAGCCTGCGCTTCTTCGTCGACAACTCCATCGCCCAGGGGTCGCGCATCGAGCGGCTCTTGGCCGAGGTGGAGCCCGCGCGCGGCTGGGAGGCCGAGGACGACGTCGACGAGGGCGCCGGCTCTTCCCCGGCCGGACCGGGCGACCCCGACGCCGACTCGCCGCTTGGGGCGTAGCCGGCGGGGGCCCAGCTCCGGGCTCGTGGGCGTCCTGCCCGTGGACAAGCCGGCCGGGCCCACCTCCCACGACGTGGTGGACGCGGCGCGCGTTGCGCTGGGCGAGCGGCGGATCGGCCACACGGGCACGCTCGACCCCTTCGCCTCCGGCCTCCTGCTCCTGTGCGTGGGTCCGGCCACGCGGCTCGCCGAGTACATTACCGGGTTGCCCAAGACCTACCGCGCGACCGCCCGTCTGGGCACCGCGACCGACACGCTGGACGTGGACGGCAAGGTCACCGGCACCTCCGAGGAGTGGCGCTCGCTGGATCCCGGGGCCGTGCGCGAGGCTTTCGAAGCGCACGTGGGCGAGCGCGAGCAGCGGCCGCCGGCGTTCAGCGCCAAGAAGGTGGGCGGCGAACGCCTGTACGAGAAGGCGCGGCGCGGCGAGGAGGTGGAGGCGGCTCCGGTCCGGGTCACCATCCACGCGCTTTCCGTCGACGACGTGAGGCTGCCCGACGTGGACTTCACGCTGACCTGCTCGAGCGGCACCTACGTGCGCGCCGTGGCGCGCGACGTGGGCGAGGCGTTGGGGGTGGGGGCGCACCTCACCGCGCTGCGGCGTACGGCGATCGGCCCGCACACGGTCGAGGGAGCGCCGACGGTGGACGAGCTGGCCGACGCGGAGCGCGCGCGCGGCGCCCTGATGACCCCGCTGGACGCGCTCGCGCACCTGCCGCGCGTGGAGCTGGACGAGGACGCCGCGCACGACATCGCGTACGGCCGCGTTGTGGCGGTGGCAGCCGACGAGGCGCCGCTGGTAGCGCTCGCTCGGCGGGGCGAGCTGCTTGCCGTCGCCGAGGTGGAGGCCGGGCTGGCGCGCCCGCGCAAGGTGCTGCGTGCGGTCTGAGGGGGGCGCGGTCGTCACCGTGGGCGCCTTCGACGGCATCCACGTCGGGCACCGCGCGCTCATCGCCGCGACCGTGGAGGAGGCCAGGCGCCGCCGGCTGCCGGCGGTGGTCGTGACCTTTGCGACCCACCCCGCCGCCGTGCTGCGGCCCGAGCGCGCACCCGCGCTGCTGACCACGCGCGAGGAGAAGCTCGAGGCGATCGCCTCGCTGGGCGCCGACCGCGTCGTGTTCGTGCCGTTCAGCCGCGCCGTCGCCGATCTCACCGCGCGCGAGTTCGTGAGCCACGTGCTGGTCGATCGGCTGGACACGCGCCACCTGATCATCGGCCACGACCACGCGCTGGGCCGCGACCGCGTGGGCGACGCCGCGATGCTGCGCGAGCTGGGCGCCGAGTTGGGCTTCGACGTGACCGTGGTGGAGCCCGTGCGCGCGTCCGGCGGCCGCGTCTCCTCCTCGCGCATCCGCGAGGCGCTCGCCGCGGGCGAGGTGCGCGCCGCCCAAACGCTACTGGGTCGGCCGTACTGGCTGACCGGGGAGGTGGTGCGCGGGGAGGGCAGGGGACGCGAGCTGGGCGTCCCCACCGCGAACATGGGGATAGACGCCGGCAAGCTCCTGCCGGCCGCGGGCATCTACGCGGTCCGCGTGTGGGACGGAGGCCCGCACGACGGAGTCCTGCACGTGGGCCCCCGCCCCGTGTTCGACGACGCGCGCACGAGCGTGGAAGTGCACCTGCTAGGCTTCAGCGGCGACCTCTACGGCCGGCGCCTGCGCCTGGAGCTCATCGACCGCGTGCGCGGGGTACGCGACTTCGATTCGGTCGACGATCTGGTCGCCGCCATGCACCAGGACGTGTTGGACGCGAAGGCGGCGCTGGAGCGCGCCTCGCTTGTGCGCGAGGGCCCTCCCGCGGAATATTGAACGCCTTGTTCGATCGGTTCCCGCCGACCGACCTCGATTCGCGTCACACCGCCGGCGCCACGCGCCGGTTCGTCCCGGCTCCGCCACTCTGGGTGGACGGGAGGCCAACTGGGGTGGGGGAAGTGCTGCCGGAATAGCGGTTTGATAGGGAGGTGACGTTCATGTCCTCCTCCTCCGACGCACGAACTCGAGTCGCCGCCGACCCGCTCGCGGGCCTGGACGAGGCACACCTGCGCACGCTCATCGGCCTGTCGCAGGAGTTCAACGCCACGCTCGACCTCGAAGATCTGCTGCCGCGCATCCTGGCCCCCGTGCTGGAGTTGCTCGGGGCGGAGATGGGGTCGATCTGGGCGCTGGACGGCGAGACCCTCCGCTGCCTCATGTCGGCGGGCGAGATCGGCCCGGCGCTGGTGGGCATCGAGCTCCCACTCGGTGCGGGCCTCGTCGGCGACGCGGCGCTGAACCGACGCCCCGTGCTGGTCACCGACGCCTCGGAGGATCCCCGCTACCTGCCGCAGCTCGACGACGCCACCGGCTTCGCCACGGGGTCGGCCATGGCGGTCCCGCTGGAGGTCCGCGGCGAACTGGTCGGGGGGCTCACCGTGGCCAACCGCCGCGGCGACGGTGACCTGTTCGAGGACCGGCACCTCGCGTTCCTCACCGCGCTCGGGGACGACGCGGCGGCGGCGCTCCGCAACGCCCGCATGCTCGAGGCCGAGAGGCGCGCGCGCGACCTGCACGCCCTGCTGGACTTCAGCCACCAGGTAGCCGGAACCTTCGACCTGGACCGGATCCGCCTGTCGATCGTGAACCTCGGCGGCGAGGCGATCCCCTACGAGCGCTGCGTGCTCGGCGTGTGGAGCGGCGAGCGGTTGCAGGTCGCGGCGATCTCGGGCGAGCCGACCGTGGACCGGAGGGCAGTCGCCGTCAAGGAGCTCGAGACCTTCCTCGAATGGGTCGGCGAGCGGGGCGAGGACCTCCGCGTACCCGACGTCGCCGACCCGGCCGAAGCGTCGGCCACGCGGTTGCGCGAGCGCTTCGGGGAGTACCTGGAACGAAACGAGGTGCGGGGCCTGCTGTCCCTGGCGATCGGCGACGCCGAGGGCAGGCTCGGCGTCCTCCTCTTCGAGTTCGCCGAACCGCGGGCGTTCACCGAGTGGCACGAGGAGGCAGCCGGGTTGCTCGCGGCGAGCGCGACGCTGGCTCTTCGCAACGCCCAGCTCTACGCCGGCGTGCCCTTCATCTCCTTCCTCGAACCGCTCGGGCGCAAGCGCCGCGAGCTCGCCAGGCTGCCGCGCGCGACGCTCCTCAAGTACGGCGCCATCGCCGCGGTCATCCTGATCGCGCTGACCGTGATCCGTCTGCCGGTGCGGGTCGCCGCCCGGGAGGCCACGGTGC
Protein-coding sequences here:
- the infB gene encoding translation initiation factor IF-2, producing the protein SAGPGGTVRIQAEGYTADGKRKRGKKKKRDRVDQGAVQSNVQRVMAELKGGKGKRRRRGQRETADERAERELQEEIALEVEAKTIKVNEFLTIAELSELIDESPTNIVGSAFRNLGLMVTINQRLDFDQIELLLEEFGYRAVQEDAYGADLAQLEEEPDAEEDLKPRPPVVTVMGHVDHGKTRLLDYIRKANVVAGEAGGITQHIGAYAVQVGDERAITFLDTPGHAAFTAMRARGAEVTDVVILVVAADDSVMPQTIEAISHAKNAGVPLIVAINKVDLPTADANRVRQQLLEHEVVVESFGGEVLDAEVSALKGEGVDALLEKVLLQAELLELKANPDREARGVVIESQLDVGKGAVATVLVTNGTLRVGDSFVCGTLDGRVRALLDERGNPVEEAGPAIPVQVLGLPGVPESGDAFMVMDATEAADIAQRRSRLEREKKLRVKSGVKLTDIGRMLAQGQTAQLNVVIKGDVHGSVQALSDSLEQLSTDEVQVDVIHRGVGGISESDVLLASTSGAIVIGFHVRPDSGARSVAEREDVDIRLYDIIYEAVGDVRSALEGMLAPDEKEVILGSAEVRQLFKVPRFGTVAGSYVTDGVIERSARVRLIRESVAIYEGELGSLRRFKDDAREVREGFECGMSIEGYNDIKVGDTIEAFRIEQIVRTLEDSAAAAEASRA
- a CDS encoding DUF503 domain-containing protein, with translation MVVGVLVWELEVVGARSLKDKRRVVKSLTERMRNRFNAGVAETAHQDVWQRAQLSACVVSNDRGHADSMLDAIDRFVANDGRARILDTRRTLY
- the rbfA gene encoding 30S ribosome-binding factor RbfA; translated protein: MSRRLTRLNEQIKREIAEIVRYEVADPRVGPITVTGVEVAPDLMTARVFVLLMASDEDVAGSLEGLAAAAPFIRSQLADRLELRRTPSLRFFVDNSIAQGSRIERLLAEVEPARGWEAEDDVDEGAGSSPAGPGDPDADSPLGA
- the truB gene encoding tRNA pseudouridine(55) synthase TruB, with protein sequence MDKPAGPTSHDVVDAARVALGERRIGHTGTLDPFASGLLLLCVGPATRLAEYITGLPKTYRATARLGTATDTLDVDGKVTGTSEEWRSLDPGAVREAFEAHVGEREQRPPAFSAKKVGGERLYEKARRGEEVEAAPVRVTIHALSVDDVRLPDVDFTLTCSSGTYVRAVARDVGEALGVGAHLTALRRTAIGPHTVEGAPTVDELADAERARGALMTPLDALAHLPRVELDEDAAHDIAYGRVVAVAADEAPLVALARRGELLAVAEVEAGLARPRKVLRAV
- a CDS encoding bifunctional riboflavin kinase/FAD synthetase, producing the protein MRSEGGAVVTVGAFDGIHVGHRALIAATVEEARRRRLPAVVVTFATHPAAVLRPERAPALLTTREEKLEAIASLGADRVVFVPFSRAVADLTAREFVSHVLVDRLDTRHLIIGHDHALGRDRVGDAAMLRELGAELGFDVTVVEPVRASGGRVSSSRIREALAAGEVRAAQTLLGRPYWLTGEVVRGEGRGRELGVPTANMGIDAGKLLPAAGIYAVRVWDGGPHDGVLHVGPRPVFDDARTSVEVHLLGFSGDLYGRRLRLELIDRVRGVRDFDSVDDLVAAMHQDVLDAKAALERASLVREGPPAEY
- a CDS encoding GAF domain-containing protein encodes the protein MSSSSDARTRVAADPLAGLDEAHLRTLIGLSQEFNATLDLEDLLPRILAPVLELLGAEMGSIWALDGETLRCLMSAGEIGPALVGIELPLGAGLVGDAALNRRPVLVTDASEDPRYLPQLDDATGFATGSAMAVPLEVRGELVGGLTVANRRGDGDLFEDRHLAFLTALGDDAAAALRNARMLEAERRARDLHALLDFSHQVAGTFDLDRIRLSIVNLGGEAIPYERCVLGVWSGERLQVAAISGEPTVDRRAVAVKELETFLEWVGERGEDLRVPDVADPAEASATRLRERFGEYLERNEVRGLLSLAIGDAEGRLGVLLFEFAEPRAFTEWHEEAAGLLAASATLALRNAQLYAGVPFISFLEPLGRKRRELARLPRATLLKYGAIAAVILIALTVIRLPVRVAAREATVRAVLQGPARAQVGGVIDRVVAEEGETVAPGDPIVFLRSEDRQRDLLTAEGDLAVARRQALAAEAGNDALGASLARVRATEASQTLAVLRRQEEWSTVRASNGGIVLTPRMNERVGVRVAVGEPVAWVGDPDWMEAELEINQADIALVDLDDRVRLRVGAYPSVTYEGTVTAVAPRVDPLAEAGTFTVRAVLDNRAGLLRPGMDARAKVLTESRPLWVVLFRRPWRGARMGLWWWLPL